One stretch of Cohnella algarum DNA includes these proteins:
- a CDS encoding glutamine--tRNA ligase/YqeY domain fusion protein codes for MDSKTSSSNFIKNIVSEDLAEGRVEGIVTRFPPEPNGYLHIGHAKSICLNFELADEFKGRTHLRFDDTNPVKEDAEYVESIKKDVQWLGFDWDGLFFASDYFGEMFDRATLLIRKGLAYVDDQSADEIRETRGTLTQPGKESPYRNRSVEENLDLFRRMKDGEFPDGAKVLRAKIDMSSPNINMRDPVIYRVVHATHHNTGDQWCIYPMYAFAHPLEDAIEGVTHSICTLEFEDQRPFYDWVVRETEMPHIPRQYEFARLNLTNTVMSKRKLKMLVDEKAVDGWDDPRMPTISGLRRKGYTPEAIRAFCREIGVARSYSVVDEQMLEHFIREDLKLKCPRTMAVLRPLKVVITNYPEGQTEWLDAENNSENPELGHRQIPFSREIYIEQDDFMENPPSKYFRLFPGNEVRLKHAYFIKCEEAIKNEAGEVVELRCTYDPETKSGSGFTGRKVKGTIHWVDASQAAPAEFRLYEPLITEDEEDDDAPFLERLNPNSLTTLQGFVEPGLKDAAAQEKFQFFRHGYFNVDPKDSKPGRPVFNRIVSLKSSFDISKAK; via the coding sequence TTGGACAGCAAAACGTCGTCATCGAACTTTATCAAAAACATCGTCTCCGAGGATTTGGCCGAAGGCCGCGTGGAGGGAATCGTCACCCGGTTTCCGCCCGAACCGAACGGCTATCTGCATATCGGGCATGCGAAGTCGATTTGCCTGAACTTCGAGCTTGCCGACGAATTCAAAGGCCGCACCCATTTGCGGTTTGACGATACGAATCCGGTAAAAGAAGACGCCGAATACGTCGAATCGATCAAAAAAGACGTGCAGTGGCTCGGCTTCGACTGGGACGGACTGTTTTTCGCCTCGGATTATTTCGGCGAAATGTTCGACCGCGCCACCTTGCTGATCCGCAAGGGGCTCGCCTACGTCGACGATCAAAGCGCGGACGAAATCCGCGAAACGCGCGGCACGCTGACGCAGCCCGGCAAAGAGAGCCCGTATCGCAACCGCTCCGTCGAGGAAAACCTCGACCTGTTCCGGCGCATGAAGGACGGAGAGTTTCCGGACGGGGCCAAGGTGCTCCGCGCCAAAATCGACATGTCGTCGCCGAACATCAACATGCGGGATCCGGTCATTTACCGCGTCGTTCACGCGACGCACCACAATACCGGGGACCAATGGTGCATTTACCCGATGTATGCGTTCGCCCACCCGCTAGAGGACGCGATCGAAGGCGTCACGCACTCGATATGCACGCTCGAATTCGAGGATCAGCGGCCGTTCTACGACTGGGTCGTCCGGGAAACCGAAATGCCCCACATCCCCCGGCAGTACGAATTTGCGCGGCTGAACCTGACGAACACGGTCATGAGCAAGCGGAAGCTCAAAATGCTCGTGGACGAAAAGGCCGTCGACGGCTGGGACGATCCGCGCATGCCGACGATTTCCGGCCTTCGCCGCAAAGGCTACACCCCGGAGGCGATCCGAGCGTTCTGCCGCGAGATCGGCGTCGCGCGCAGCTACAGCGTCGTCGACGAGCAAATGCTGGAGCACTTCATCCGCGAGGATTTGAAGCTGAAGTGTCCGCGGACGATGGCCGTTCTGCGGCCGCTGAAAGTCGTCATCACGAACTATCCGGAAGGGCAGACGGAATGGCTGGACGCCGAGAACAATTCGGAAAACCCGGAGCTGGGCCACCGCCAAATTCCGTTCTCGCGCGAAATCTACATCGAGCAGGATGATTTCATGGAAAATCCGCCGAGCAAATACTTCCGGCTGTTTCCCGGCAACGAAGTCCGGCTCAAGCACGCGTACTTCATCAAGTGCGAGGAAGCGATCAAAAACGAAGCCGGCGAAGTGGTGGAGCTTCGCTGCACGTACGATCCCGAGACGAAGAGCGGCTCCGGCTTTACCGGCCGGAAGGTGAAGGGCACGATTCACTGGGTCGACGCCTCGCAGGCGGCGCCCGCGGAATTCCGTCTTTACGAGCCGCTTATTACGGAAGACGAAGAGGACGACGACGCCCCGTTTCTCGAGCGGCTGAACCCGAACTCGCTGACGACGCTGCAAGGCTTCGTCGAGCCGGGCTTGAAGGATGCGGCGGCCCAGGAGAAATTCCAGTTTTTCCGGCACGGCTACTTCAATGTCGATCCGAAGGACAGCAAGCCCGGGCGTCCGGTGTTCAACCGGATCGTCTCGCTCAAAAGCTCGTTCGACATTTCCAAAGCCAAGTAA
- a CDS encoding ABC transporter ATP-binding protein: MRSWLQRKKGPEPPKSIAAVLEPSEREQPPDAASAPAEPLLTVRGVERSFDVGSQKLRVLKGIDLQLYPKQLVMLKGRSGSGKTTLMNLMGGLDTPTAGEIYFQGRPFHKLDDRKRTEVRRSEIGFIFQAYALLPLLSAYENVELTLRMAGVPRTQWKKRITECLEMVGLAKRMHHRPSELSGGEQQRVAIAKAISHRPSLLLADEPTAELDSQMTAQIMGVFRDIVSAEKVTICMTTHDLTILEVADHVYEMVDGVFVSK, from the coding sequence ATGCGGTCATGGTTGCAGCGAAAAAAAGGTCCCGAGCCGCCGAAATCGATTGCGGCCGTCCTTGAGCCCTCGGAGCGGGAACAGCCGCCCGACGCCGCTTCCGCGCCGGCGGAGCCGCTTTTGACGGTGCGCGGGGTGGAGCGCTCGTTCGACGTCGGCAGCCAGAAGCTGCGCGTGTTGAAAGGAATCGATTTGCAGTTATATCCGAAACAGCTCGTCATGCTGAAAGGCCGGTCCGGCTCCGGCAAAACGACGCTGATGAACTTGATGGGCGGGCTCGATACGCCGACCGCCGGCGAAATTTATTTTCAGGGACGCCCCTTTCACAAATTGGACGACCGTAAGCGAACCGAGGTGCGCCGCAGCGAAATCGGATTTATTTTTCAGGCTTACGCGCTGCTGCCGCTGCTGTCGGCTTACGAGAACGTGGAGCTGACGCTGCGGATGGCGGGAGTTCCGAGAACCCAATGGAAAAAACGGATCACCGAATGCCTGGAAATGGTGGGGCTCGCGAAACGGATGCACCATCGGCCTTCCGAGCTTTCCGGGGGAGAACAGCAGCGGGTCGCGATCGCCAAGGCGATTTCGCATCGGCCGAGCTTGCTGCTGGCGGACGAACCGACGGCCGAGCTGGATTCGCAGATGACCGCCCAGATTATGGGGGTTTTTCGGGACATCGTTTCCGCGGAGAAAGTGACGATTTGCATGACGACTCACGATTTGACGATATTGGAGGTTGCAGACCATGTCTATGAAATGGTGGACGGCGTATTCGTATCCAAGTGA
- a CDS encoding efflux RND transporter periplasmic adaptor subunit: protein MSMKWWTAYSYPSDRKGAWRGSKRKLASAFAVLSLSAALAGCSLLPDEPEEEDLSAIQLPQISKKPEYEVTTKTLETKVQGTGKIMSEEEKTLYYTSSSLEGKRLKTLYISNGDAVKAGQVIAELDVEDLKKSLRSQKLQFRKLELDMKNTLRQKDEMDPLEFEQKQIEFEEARQAITDMEQDIAAAVLTAPFGGTVVSVSAEEGKQIKAYDPIAVVADTSRLVVAAKLSSDNLAKVAVGMEVKVSINNVGELTGKIKALPEPSNDQENPGEAQIDKVSNYLLVDVPDLPAEATRGTPLTASVVTNRKENAVVIPTSALRTIGARTYVQVVEADGSKREVDIEVGQQTSTDVEVLQGLTPGQKVVGR from the coding sequence ATGTCTATGAAATGGTGGACGGCGTATTCGTATCCAAGTGACCGGAAAGGAGCTTGGCGCGGCTCCAAGCGAAAGCTGGCTTCGGCGTTCGCCGTCCTGTCCTTGAGCGCGGCGCTGGCCGGCTGCTCGCTGCTGCCCGACGAGCCGGAAGAGGAGGACCTGTCGGCGATCCAGCTGCCGCAAATTTCGAAAAAGCCGGAATACGAAGTTACCACGAAGACGCTGGAGACGAAGGTTCAGGGCACGGGCAAAATCATGTCCGAAGAGGAAAAAACGCTCTACTATACTTCCTCTTCTTTGGAAGGCAAAAGACTCAAAACGCTGTACATATCAAACGGCGACGCCGTGAAAGCGGGACAGGTCATCGCCGAACTGGACGTGGAAGATTTGAAAAAATCGCTCCGCAGCCAGAAGCTGCAATTCCGGAAGCTCGAGCTCGACATGAAAAACACGCTCCGCCAAAAGGACGAAATGGACCCGCTCGAATTCGAGCAAAAGCAAATCGAATTCGAGGAAGCGCGACAGGCGATCACCGACATGGAGCAGGACATCGCCGCCGCCGTGCTTACCGCGCCTTTCGGCGGAACGGTCGTCTCGGTGAGCGCCGAGGAGGGCAAGCAGATCAAGGCGTACGACCCGATCGCGGTCGTGGCCGACACGAGCCGTCTCGTCGTCGCCGCCAAGCTGTCGAGCGACAATCTCGCCAAGGTCGCCGTCGGGATGGAGGTCAAGGTATCCATTAATAACGTCGGCGAGCTGACGGGCAAAATCAAGGCGCTGCCCGAGCCGTCGAACGACCAGGAGAATCCGGGCGAAGCCCAGATCGACAAGGTGAGCAATTATTTGCTCGTCGACGTTCCGGATCTGCCGGCGGAAGCGACGAGAGGAACGCCGCTTACGGCGTCGGTCGTCACCAACCGCAAGGAAAACGCCGTCGTCATCCCGACTTCCGCGCTGCGAACGATCGGGGCGAGAACGTACGTGCAAGTCGTCGAGGCGGACGGCAGCAAGCGGGAGGTCGATATCGAAGTCGGCCAGCAGACGTCGACGGACGTCGAAGTGCTCCAAGGGTTGACTCCGGGACAGAAAGTCGTGGGTCGGTAA
- a CDS encoding S-layer homology domain-containing protein, with the protein MRFYRLLNLGLAAFLACGIAPPAFAAGTSVGTPFRDIASSFAKADIAALYAKGIVGGTSADTFSPKRGVTRAEFAALLIRLFGLEPVASRISSFIDVPLGAWYYGSTEAASQLGIVNGTGAGAFRPAASLTREQAAVLLARALKLEGYGGGESSSYEDADDISVWAVASAQVATEAGLIEGDSEGHFRPQDALTREETAALLNRIVRNDEWADGLEREPEMGLQLGWQYLQTTAEFIASVKRSTVNTLVPRVFFLESASAVSDSTDETLVRWADESGKQVWGMVGNRSDAELTHRLLEDESNRQDVIDQLVAYVDHYGMDGLNLDFENVLPIDRFGLTAFVEELACRLHRIGAVLSVNVSPDLGSDWTAAFDYAALGEAADYIVLMGYDEHWGGSPVAGSVASLPWVASGLDTLHEAVPASRTILALPTYTRKWTLAPSVSSTILSIREQAAAVESLGAGSCSWDETIGQYVYTFANSGTTYKIWAEDSRSLALKTAEAAKRGMAGLAYWYIGGETPDIWPAVRNAAKYASFASG; encoded by the coding sequence TTGCGTTTTTATCGTTTGTTGAATTTGGGGTTGGCCGCCTTTCTCGCCTGCGGGATCGCGCCGCCGGCGTTTGCGGCCGGAACCTCGGTCGGAACGCCGTTTCGCGATATCGCGTCCAGCTTCGCCAAGGCGGATATCGCCGCGTTGTACGCAAAAGGCATCGTCGGCGGAACGAGCGCCGATACGTTCAGTCCGAAGCGGGGGGTCACGCGCGCGGAATTCGCGGCGCTCCTGATCCGTCTGTTCGGGCTTGAGCCGGTGGCGAGCCGCATTTCTTCTTTTATCGACGTTCCGCTCGGCGCATGGTATTACGGTTCGACGGAGGCGGCGTCCCAGCTCGGCATCGTGAACGGGACGGGGGCCGGCGCGTTTCGCCCGGCGGCATCGCTGACGCGGGAGCAGGCGGCTGTCCTCCTGGCGCGGGCTTTAAAATTGGAGGGTTATGGCGGCGGCGAATCGTCTTCGTACGAGGACGCGGACGACATAAGCGTTTGGGCGGTCGCCTCGGCGCAGGTTGCGACGGAAGCGGGGCTGATCGAAGGGGATAGCGAAGGCCATTTCCGTCCGCAGGATGCGCTGACCCGCGAGGAGACGGCCGCGCTGCTGAACCGGATCGTTCGGAACGACGAATGGGCGGACGGTCTGGAGCGCGAGCCGGAAATGGGGCTGCAGCTCGGCTGGCAGTACTTGCAGACGACGGCGGAATTTATCGCAAGCGTAAAGCGGTCGACCGTGAATACGCTCGTTCCGCGCGTCTTTTTTCTGGAATCGGCTTCGGCGGTTTCAGACAGCACGGACGAAACGCTTGTCCGATGGGCGGACGAGAGCGGGAAACAGGTGTGGGGGATGGTCGGCAACCGATCGGATGCGGAGCTGACCCATCGACTGCTTGAAGACGAGAGCAACCGGCAGGACGTCATCGATCAGCTCGTCGCTTACGTCGACCATTACGGAATGGATGGTCTTAATCTCGACTTTGAAAACGTGCTGCCAATAGACCGCTTCGGCTTGACCGCCTTCGTCGAAGAGTTGGCCTGCCGGCTGCACCGGATCGGGGCGGTGCTGTCGGTGAACGTTTCCCCCGATCTCGGTTCCGACTGGACGGCGGCGTTCGACTACGCCGCTTTGGGGGAAGCGGCCGATTATATCGTCCTGATGGGGTACGACGAGCATTGGGGCGGTTCCCCGGTTGCCGGATCGGTCGCTTCGCTGCCGTGGGTGGCGAGCGGCTTGGACACGCTGCACGAGGCCGTGCCGGCGTCGCGGACGATTCTCGCCTTGCCGACGTACACCCGGAAATGGACGCTTGCGCCGTCCGTCTCCTCGACGATTTTGTCGATCCGCGAGCAGGCTGCGGCCGTCGAGTCGCTCGGGGCGGGGAGTTGCTCCTGGGACGAGACGATCGGACAGTACGTCTACACGTTCGCCAATTCGGGAACGACGTACAAGATTTGGGCGGAGGACAGCCGCTCCCTCGCGCTGAAGACGGCGGAGGCCGCGAAGCGGGGGATGGCGGGGCTCGCCTACTGGTACATCGGCGGCGAGACGCCCGATATTTGGCCGGCCGTCCGGAACGCGGCCAAGTACGCATCGTTCGCGTCCGGCTGA
- a CDS encoding ABC transporter permease produces MGALIRFLFRKMWNTRWLTLSTLAGLLFAVAFTTSIPMYADGALKRVVAQSLQDNSEGLPAGSLLLRYQSTDGKTDLNSFADADRYITEDVPASIGFPIEAKQRSLTIRNTQVTPEDPTKVDASRTRTMTLAAFGGLKDQVELAGGKWFADRAAADGTLQAVMMEEAMFRNDLHVGDVLLYPIYGGLNITLRVEIVGSYKPLDETSAYWYQGLDSLMNTLFIADDAMLQDVAGAQGIPLQTANWYAAYDLRDIQTSQLSDLSATLGRIDIEAYQKLKGTGVELSFADMLSDFRRDSVQLQTMLFMLAAPMIAMVFYFITMNARQSLEKQRSDIAVMRSRGAGTRQIFMLFLLEGVLLGAVSLVAGPFIGWFMAKSIGSASGFLEFVNRKAIPVGFGTDGILAGTAAVLVAIGAAVIPALVFTRTSIVDYKRKMARADRSPVWQRWFLDVALLGVAGYGWYLFNERQMVSFATGVTTDQLNVQPFLFFVPALAIFAAALVFLRLFPLLLKLFNWIGKSFLPVSLYLTLTQLSRSSRSYYPLMILLILTLGLGVYNASAARTIGLNSEERILYKYGADVIVKTSWEASPEFEAPSGGSGGGGQGQGGGGSGGGGQTPTVTRVNYNEPPFEVFRTLPGVEHAARVLQTKANITISGRTAGQGTIVGIDNVDFARVAWFRDDLYPARPYKYLELMGKAPEYALVSSNLANQYNMKVGDIVQTVLQEQPVEFVVAAILPYWPAQYPDQSPFIVANLDYIYDQAPLMPYDVWLKMEPDALTAPIIPVLQEKSIQIASIDDARSELITQAKHPARGGVFGILSLGFLVTIIVSLSGYILFWFFNLSGRIVQIGTLRAMGLSRGQLTGMLLLEQIFTAGLSIGLGIGIGKATSLLFLPFLQTTDNAANQVPPFKVVFDNADDFRLYGVVGVMMAIGIAMLVTHIRRLKVHQAVKLGEER; encoded by the coding sequence ATGGGCGCGCTCATTCGTTTTTTATTCCGAAAAATGTGGAACACCCGCTGGCTGACGCTCAGCACGCTCGCCGGCCTGCTCTTCGCCGTGGCGTTCACGACGAGCATTCCGATGTACGCCGACGGGGCGCTGAAGCGGGTGGTCGCCCAATCGCTCCAGGACAACAGCGAGGGGCTGCCGGCTGGATCGCTCTTGCTCCGCTACCAATCGACCGACGGAAAGACGGATTTGAACAGCTTTGCCGACGCGGACCGTTACATTACCGAAGACGTGCCCGCTTCGATCGGCTTTCCGATCGAAGCGAAGCAGCGCAGCCTGACGATCCGCAATACGCAGGTTACGCCGGAAGACCCGACCAAGGTCGACGCGAGCCGGACGAGAACGATGACGCTGGCCGCCTTCGGCGGGCTTAAAGACCAAGTCGAGCTTGCGGGCGGCAAATGGTTCGCGGACCGGGCCGCGGCGGACGGAACGCTGCAGGCTGTCATGATGGAGGAGGCGATGTTCCGCAACGATCTGCATGTCGGCGACGTGCTGCTCTACCCGATCTATGGCGGATTGAACATTACGCTCCGCGTGGAAATCGTCGGCTCCTACAAGCCGCTCGACGAAACGAGCGCCTACTGGTATCAGGGGCTTGACAGCCTGATGAACACGCTGTTCATCGCCGACGACGCGATGCTCCAGGACGTTGCCGGCGCGCAAGGCATTCCGCTGCAGACGGCGAACTGGTACGCGGCGTACGATCTTCGCGACATCCAGACGAGCCAGCTGTCGGATTTGAGCGCCACGCTTGGCCGGATCGACATCGAAGCGTACCAGAAGCTGAAAGGAACCGGCGTCGAGCTTTCGTTCGCCGACATGCTGAGCGATTTCCGCCGCGACAGCGTGCAACTGCAGACGATGCTGTTCATGCTCGCGGCGCCGATGATCGCGATGGTGTTCTACTTCATTACGATGAACGCCCGCCAATCGCTGGAGAAGCAGCGTTCCGACATCGCGGTCATGCGAAGCCGGGGCGCGGGCACGCGGCAAATTTTCATGCTGTTTTTGCTCGAAGGCGTTTTGCTTGGCGCCGTTTCGCTCGTCGCGGGTCCATTCATCGGCTGGTTCATGGCCAAAAGCATCGGCTCGGCCAGCGGATTTCTCGAATTCGTCAACCGGAAGGCGATTCCCGTCGGATTCGGAACGGACGGGATTTTGGCCGGAACCGCGGCCGTGCTCGTCGCCATCGGGGCCGCCGTCATTCCGGCGCTCGTCTTTACGCGGACGTCGATCGTCGACTACAAGCGGAAGATGGCGCGGGCGGACCGTTCGCCGGTATGGCAGCGCTGGTTTCTCGACGTCGCGCTGCTCGGCGTCGCCGGCTACGGCTGGTACTTGTTCAACGAACGCCAGATGGTGTCGTTCGCGACCGGCGTCACGACGGACCAGCTGAACGTCCAGCCGTTTCTGTTTTTCGTGCCGGCGCTCGCGATTTTCGCCGCCGCGCTCGTCTTTTTGCGGCTGTTCCCGCTGCTGCTGAAGCTGTTCAACTGGATCGGAAAGTCGTTTCTTCCGGTGTCGCTTTACTTGACGCTCACGCAGCTGTCGCGTTCGTCCCGCTCGTATTACCCGCTCATGATTTTGCTGATATTGACGCTGGGGCTCGGCGTGTACAACGCTTCGGCCGCCCGCACGATCGGGCTCAATTCGGAAGAGCGGATTTTGTACAAATACGGCGCCGACGTCATCGTTAAAACGAGCTGGGAAGCAAGCCCGGAATTCGAAGCCCCGTCCGGCGGTTCCGGCGGCGGCGGCCAGGGGCAAGGCGGAGGAGGTTCGGGCGGCGGCGGCCAGACGCCGACGGTTACCCGGGTCAACTACAACGAGCCGCCGTTCGAAGTGTTCCGCACGCTTCCCGGCGTGGAGCACGCCGCAAGGGTGCTGCAAACGAAGGCGAACATTACGATTTCCGGGCGAACGGCGGGGCAAGGGACGATCGTCGGCATCGACAACGTCGATTTTGCCCGGGTCGCCTGGTTCCGCGACGATTTGTATCCGGCCCGTCCGTACAAATATCTCGAATTGATGGGGAAAGCGCCGGAATATGCGCTCGTCAGCTCGAACCTGGCGAACCAATACAACATGAAAGTCGGGGATATCGTGCAAACCGTGCTGCAGGAGCAGCCGGTCGAGTTCGTGGTCGCGGCGATCCTTCCGTATTGGCCCGCCCAATATCCGGACCAGTCGCCGTTCATCGTCGCCAATCTGGACTACATCTACGACCAGGCGCCGCTTATGCCCTACGACGTGTGGCTGAAGATGGAACCCGACGCCTTGACGGCTCCGATCATTCCGGTGCTGCAAGAGAAAAGCATCCAGATCGCGTCGATCGACGACGCCCGCAGCGAGCTGATTACCCAGGCGAAGCATCCGGCCCGGGGCGGCGTGTTCGGCATTTTAAGTCTCGGATTCCTCGTGACGATCATCGTTTCGCTGTCGGGCTACATTTTGTTCTGGTTTTTCAATTTGTCGGGAAGAATCGTGCAAATCGGGACATTGCGGGCCATGGGCTTGTCGCGCGGGCAATTGACCGGCATGCTGCTTTTGGAGCAGATTTTTACGGCAGGGCTTTCGATCGGTCTCGGCATCGGCATCGGCAAGGCGACGAGCCTTCTGTTTCTCCCGTTTTTGCAAACGACCGACAACGCCGCCAATCAAGTGCCGCCGTTCAAAGTCGTGTTCGACAATGCCGACGATTTCCGGCTGTACGGCGTCGTCGGCGTCATGATGGCGATCGGCATCGCGATGCTCGTGACGCATATTCGCCGCTTGAAAGTGCATCAAGCCGTCAAGCTGGGAGAGGAGCGGTAA
- the nagZ gene encoding beta-N-acetylhexosaminidase, with protein MKWRPLARLALLAAAIAGAAGCAANNEPPASPSASPTASTAASPPTATAGGEQAPNPATGENAPPSATVPPEASPSSAAPPSASEDPIRLKIRNMTPEEKIGQMVLAGIEGDELDDEAIKMIREHKIGGIILYGDNISDVGGTVSLINAIKRANAGNPAPIFIGVDQEGGRVSRLPDEVEPFPASAAVGAGGKPEQAEEMGNLLAEALLAFGFNMDFAPVLDVNSNPDNPVIGDRSFGSSAERVAEMGIAAMKGIRGGGVIPVVKHFPGHGDTSVDSHLDLPVVNKTPQQLAKQEWLPFQAAVKEQAEAIMVAHILFPKVDPKRPASLSKTIVGTQLREKMGYDGVVMTDDLGMGAIVKNYKLADAAADAVEAGVDILLIGHGYDNERAVFESLVRCVKDGTIAETRIDESVYRILKLKERARLSDEETEAPDLDGLNARIRDWRGRIE; from the coding sequence ATGAAATGGCGTCCGCTCGCGAGACTCGCTCTGCTTGCCGCCGCGATCGCAGGAGCAGCCGGATGCGCTGCGAATAACGAGCCGCCCGCTTCCCCTTCCGCATCGCCGACCGCTTCGACCGCCGCTTCGCCGCCGACGGCGACGGCCGGGGGCGAACAGGCGCCGAACCCGGCAACCGGCGAAAATGCGCCGCCTTCGGCAACGGTTCCGCCGGAAGCTTCCCCTTCTTCCGCAGCCCCGCCGTCCGCCTCCGAAGATCCGATCCGGTTGAAGATCCGGAACATGACGCCGGAGGAGAAAATCGGGCAAATGGTGTTGGCCGGCATCGAAGGCGACGAGCTTGACGACGAAGCGATAAAAATGATCCGCGAACACAAAATCGGCGGCATCATCCTGTACGGGGACAATATATCGGATGTCGGCGGAACGGTTTCCCTCATTAACGCGATCAAACGCGCAAATGCAGGGAATCCCGCGCCGATCTTCATCGGCGTCGACCAGGAAGGCGGCCGGGTCAGCCGTTTGCCGGACGAGGTCGAACCGTTTCCGGCCAGCGCCGCCGTCGGCGCCGGCGGCAAGCCGGAGCAGGCCGAGGAAATGGGAAATCTGCTTGCCGAAGCGCTGCTGGCTTTCGGCTTCAATATGGATTTCGCGCCCGTGCTGGACGTCAACAGCAACCCGGACAATCCCGTCATCGGCGATCGCTCGTTCGGCAGTTCCGCCGAACGCGTGGCCGAAATGGGCATCGCAGCCATGAAGGGCATTCGCGGGGGCGGCGTCATTCCCGTAGTCAAGCATTTTCCGGGGCACGGCGACACGTCCGTCGATTCCCACCTCGATTTGCCCGTCGTGAACAAGACGCCGCAGCAGTTGGCGAAGCAGGAATGGCTCCCGTTCCAGGCCGCGGTCAAGGAGCAAGCCGAAGCGATCATGGTCGCCCATATTCTATTTCCGAAAGTCGATCCAAAGCGGCCGGCTTCGCTGTCGAAGACGATTGTCGGCACGCAGCTCCGGGAAAAAATGGGCTACGACGGCGTCGTCATGACCGACGATTTGGGAATGGGCGCGATCGTCAAAAACTACAAGCTGGCCGACGCCGCCGCCGATGCCGTGGAAGCGGGCGTCGACATCCTGCTGATCGGCCACGGTTACGACAACGAACGGGCCGTTTTCGAGTCGCTTGTCCGTTGCGTCAAGGACGGCACGATCGCGGAAACCCGGATCGACGAGAGCGTCTATCGCATCCTGAAGCTGAAAGAGCGGGCCCGCCTGTCCGACGAGGAAACGGAAGCGCCCGACCTTGACGGTCTCAATGCCAGGATTCGCGATTGGCGCGGTCGAATCGAATGA